In the uncultured Methanobacterium sp. genome, one interval contains:
- a CDS encoding pseudomurein-binding repeat-containing protein, whose translation MKCRNCGHDNDVDAAFCEECGSKLVGGPSFGRTPPVKPKKEGSKRTNNILIVTIIALVIILGIMGGILLKLPGNSAKVANNTSTNNSAVTQQISLTAGIPVSQVPDLAQEISRTGVGFTTISYGGVTLDKNQCLYILSKGIVMINNAQTGNIPINQYKNPDNAYGTVTSATITKTEYVDMAQRTYTWMDNNGQSPNYIGIKVSGQPDLSPDTLLNLYSKALTQYKSTGQLPTSVTIP comes from the coding sequence ATGAAATGCAGAAATTGTGGGCATGATAATGATGTGGATGCTGCGTTCTGTGAAGAATGTGGTAGTAAACTGGTGGGAGGGCCATCTTTTGGAAGAACTCCTCCCGTAAAACCCAAAAAAGAAGGTTCAAAGAGAACTAACAACATTTTAATAGTTACAATCATTGCACTGGTGATCATACTGGGAATAATGGGGGGAATTCTCCTAAAACTCCCTGGAAACTCCGCAAAAGTAGCAAACAACACCAGTACTAATAATTCTGCAGTCACCCAACAGATATCCTTAACTGCAGGGATTCCGGTTTCACAGGTTCCAGATCTTGCACAGGAAATATCCAGAACCGGAGTTGGATTTACCACTATTTCTTATGGTGGTGTGACCCTGGATAAAAATCAGTGTCTTTACATATTATCCAAGGGTATTGTGATGATAAACAATGCCCAGACTGGAAATATCCCCATAAACCAGTACAAGAATCCAGATAATGCTTATGGAACTGTCACCTCTGCCACCATCACTAAAACTGAATACGTGGACATGGCCCAGAGAACCTACACCTGGATGGACAACAATGGTCAATCACCCAACTACATTGGTATAAAAGTATCAGGACAACCTGATCTATCTCCGGATACTTTACTGAACCTGTACTCAAAGGCATTAACTCAATATAAATCAACTGGTCAGTTACCTACTAGTGTAACCATACCCTAA
- a CDS encoding pyridoxamine 5'-phosphate oxidase family protein has product MVMNKEMMDALEKNNIVWLATASKESTPNLVPIGFVKPLDSETILLVANFMNKSFENLKNNPQASVAVADISECPYQFKGTVEIHESGKYFDDAVEWAKSVMTQLAPKAAILLKVTEIYSVQPGPDAGKRVD; this is encoded by the coding sequence ATGGTAATGAATAAGGAAATGATGGATGCACTAGAAAAAAACAACATAGTATGGTTAGCAACTGCCAGTAAGGAAAGTACTCCTAACCTGGTTCCAATTGGATTTGTAAAACCTTTAGATAGTGAAACAATCCTACTGGTGGCTAACTTCATGAACAAAAGCTTTGAAAATCTTAAAAACAATCCCCAGGCAAGTGTAGCTGTTGCAGATATATCTGAATGCCCCTACCAGTTTAAAGGCACCGTGGAAATCCACGAATCAGGCAAATACTTCGATGATGCAGTCGAGTGGGCTAAAAGTGTCATGACTCAGTTAGCACCCAAAGCAGCAATTTTACTCAAAGTCACTGAAATATATTCAGTACAGCCAGGTCCAGATGCAGGTAAACGGGTTGATTAA
- a CDS encoding fibrillarin-like rRNA/tRNA 2'-O-methyltransferase, with protein MEDNLDLNSFTGVYELEGHLATCNLNPGVKIYGEKLVDYEDIECRLWDSRRSKLAAALLKGLETFPIEVDSCVLYLGASAGTTPSHISDIVTEGVVYCVEFAPRMMRELLAVCRGRENMIPLLDDASKPANYRGLVEKVDMVYSDVAQPNQTEIFMDNMRMFLKEEGQGMIMIKARSIDVTRKPKQIFREETSKLKEHGFRIVDKVDLDPYEKDHRCLVCEFAF; from the coding sequence ATGGAAGATAATCTGGATCTAAACAGCTTCACCGGAGTGTATGAACTGGAAGGCCACCTGGCTACCTGCAACCTCAATCCCGGTGTGAAAATTTACGGGGAGAAACTGGTGGATTATGAGGATATAGAGTGCCGCCTGTGGGATTCTCGCCGTTCAAAACTGGCAGCAGCCCTCCTGAAAGGACTGGAAACATTCCCCATTGAAGTTGACTCCTGTGTGCTTTATCTAGGTGCTTCTGCAGGTACAACACCATCCCATATCTCAGATATTGTCACTGAGGGAGTGGTTTACTGTGTGGAGTTTGCACCACGCATGATGAGGGAGCTCCTGGCTGTTTGCAGAGGTAGGGAAAACATGATTCCCCTGCTGGATGATGCCAGTAAACCTGCAAATTACAGGGGATTAGTAGAAAAGGTGGATATGGTTTACTCTGATGTGGCCCAGCCCAACCAGACTGAAATATTCATGGACAACATGCGAATGTTCCTTAAAGAAGAGGGCCAGGGAATGATCATGATAAAGGCCCGGAGTATCGATGTCACCCGCAAACCAAAACAAATATTCCGTGAGGAAACATCCAAGTTAAAAGAACACGGTTTCCGGATAGTGGATAAAGTGGATCTAGACCCTTATGAGAAGGATCATCGCTGCTTAGTCTGTGAGTTTGCCTTTTAA
- a CDS encoding CPBP family intramembrane glutamic endopeptidase — MVNESTFEAVKIRYLVLWIILFFVVMTGFMLASLSLLKSAEWSIIFGLLFYALISYWMLKNFQRIHLDYARFIGHIPHDYNWIFLLTIVFAVIMFSMGMNELSRYIISVLDPGILGEIPRTSLFYTPQDTPLAPFMNFLDFLTGVIAAPIVEELLFRGVMLHRFTFKWGLKKAILASSLIFGVLHADFIGAFVFGMVMCILYIKTGTIIIPIIAHMLNNLLAYGMQMLSNINQQNSAMVSAAPNPNMGVAAFLLIVSGMIIFYFLYQNWPKIYWNPPYFQRDYQGIQENYYY, encoded by the coding sequence ATGGTCAATGAATCCACCTTTGAAGCAGTAAAGATAAGATATCTGGTTTTATGGATCATACTATTTTTTGTAGTAATGACAGGATTCATGCTTGCATCCCTAAGCTTACTGAAGAGCGCTGAATGGTCTATAATCTTCGGTTTGCTGTTTTATGCGCTTATCTCCTACTGGATGCTCAAAAACTTTCAGAGAATCCATTTGGATTATGCTAGATTCATTGGCCACATACCCCATGATTACAACTGGATCTTTCTTTTGACCATTGTTTTTGCAGTTATCATGTTCTCCATGGGTATGAATGAGCTAAGCCGGTACATTATATCAGTTTTGGACCCTGGCATCCTGGGAGAAATCCCTCGCACTAGCCTGTTCTACACCCCCCAGGATACTCCCCTGGCACCCTTCATGAACTTCCTGGACTTTTTGACCGGAGTGATAGCCGCCCCCATAGTGGAGGAGTTACTCTTCAGAGGAGTGATGCTGCACCGGTTCACCTTCAAGTGGGGCCTGAAAAAAGCAATACTGGCATCATCACTGATCTTTGGAGTCCTGCATGCGGATTTCATTGGGGCATTTGTCTTCGGTATGGTGATGTGTATCCTATACATTAAAACAGGGACTATCATCATTCCCATCATTGCCCACATGCTCAACAATCTGTTAGCCTATGGTATGCAGATGTTAAGCAACATAAACCAGCAAAACAGTGCCATGGTATCTGCAGCACCGAACCCTAATATGGGTGTGGCGGCATTCCTCTTGATTGTATCTGGAATGATTATTTTTTACTTCCTCTACCAAAACTGGCCCAAAATCTACTGGAACCCCCCATACTTCCAGAGAGATTATCAGGGAATTCAGGAAAACTATTACTATTGA